The Capsicum annuum cultivar UCD-10X-F1 unplaced genomic scaffold, UCD10Xv1.1 ctg60715, whole genome shotgun sequence nucleotide sequence TCATCTTTGATAGCTTTATCAACACGGAGGTTTTTTCCTCTTCATCACATTAAAAACCTTCGGGTTAACCCCCAACGACACCAACAAGCTCTTCACTGTGACGCACATGTAGCACTCGCTCATTGATATAATAAGTACAACATTTTCATCTATCAGCTTTGCAAAACctgtttttgcttttcttttcgtACGATTACTTGGATGCCCTGAAGGCGTCCCTGATCCACTGCTGCTGGATCCGCCTGCTGCAGGTGCAACTGATGATCTTCTAACACTAGTTCTATCCATGGTGTTAATAGGTGTTGGTTTGGGAAGTGAGCTGGTGGTAGGGTTGGGTGGGGTGTGTGTGTAGGTGGAGATG carries:
- the LOC124893511 gene encoding glutaredoxin-C9-like; this translates as MDRTSVRRSSVAPAAGGSSSSGSGTPSGHPSNRTKRKAKTGFAKLIDENVVLIISMSECYMCVTVKSLLVSLGVNPKLSKMNEGASSGTGGPWELPAVYIGGKYLGGVDKVMEIHINGELVPTLREVGALWL